The Streptomyces sp. NBC_00162 sequence CCGCCTCGCGGTGGTACGGCCACCAGCGCCCCTCCCGGCCCAGCCGGAGCTGGCGCCCGGTGTCCGCCTCCGTCCAGCGGGCGCGGACCCGCCGCAGTGCCGGAGCCTGTTCGTCCGCCCAGGCCGCGGCCAGCGCCGCCCGGGCCCGGGTCAGCGTGGTTCGGTCCGGCGTCCGGTCGTCCTCCAGCGCCGCGAGGGCCGGAGCCCCGCCGAAGCCCCAGGCCAGTACGGCCCGTTCCATGTCGGCCCCGTCGCGTCCGGAAGCCGCCGACAGGCGGGCGCGGAGCCGGATGTCACCGGCCTCGGCAGTGAGGCGTACGGCGTCCTCGGCAGCCGTGAGAGGAGCGGGAGGACGGCGATCGGCATGGCCCGGAGCCAGCGCTTCCGCGAGCTGCCGGTGCGCCGCCGACGCGGCCGCCTGCGCGAGGAACTCCACGGCGTCCACGTCCAGCCCCTCCGCTTCCGCCTCGGTGTCCAGCGTCGGCGGCTGGCCCGGCGCGTCCGGCAGCCCCGGCAGCGCGGGCAGCGGCGGGAGGGCCGCCCGTGCCGCGAAGGCATCCGCCGCCGGGACCCCCTCGTCGGCGGGTGTCCGCGGAGCTTCCGCTTCGGTGGTGCTCCGCGCCTCCAGCTCCTCGAGCAGCTGCCGTTCGCCGCGGCCCCGCAGGAGCAGCAGCACGAACGGGTCCTGGTCCAGCAGCCGGGCCACCTGGTAGCAGAGCGCCGCCGTGTGCGGGCAGTGGTCCCACTCGCCGCAGTCGCAGCGCGGGTCGAGGTCCCCGATGCCGGGCAGCGGATCCACCCCGGCCGCCGCCGCGTCCTCGGCCAGTTCCGGGGGCACCTCACGGTCCAGCAGTGCGGCGATGTACCCCGACTCCGCGGCCGCCAGCCCCAGCAGCCGGTCCCATTCCGCTTCGGTGAACTCCTGCACCAGCACGTCCGTCCGGTGCGCCGTCCCGTCCCGGTCGCGCACCACTGCGGTCAGCCCGCCCGGGCGCGCCGAGACGGCCCCGACCGCGCCCGCGCGCGCGTACCGGCGCCCCTGCCTGACCTGCTCCCCGTCGAGCGCGCTGTCCTCCAGGGCGCGCAGCCAGGCGTGGCCCCACCAGGTGCGGGCGAAGCCGCGGCCGGGGGCCGGCGGGAGCGCCGGAAAGGTCTTCTCGTACGGGTCTCGGGTGCTCATCCGTCACTCCCCGGGGGTCGGGCGCAGCGCCACGAGGTCGGCCAGTTCGGCATCGGTCAGTTCGGTCAGCGCGCTGTCGCCGCCCGCGAGGACGGCGTCCGCGAGGGCCCGCTTGCGCTCCAGGAGCTGCGCGATCCGGTCCTCCACGGTGCCTTCGGCGATGAGGCGGTGCACCTGCACGGGCTGGGTCTGCCCGATCCGGTAGGCGCGGTCGGTGGCCTGCTCCTCGACGGCCGGGTTCCACCAGCGGTCGAAGTGGATGACATGGCCGGCCCGGGTGAGGTTCAGCCCGGTGCCCGCCGCCTTCAAGGACAGGAGGAAGACCGGGACTTCGCCCGCCTGGAAACGGTCGACGA is a genomic window containing:
- a CDS encoding SWF or SNF family helicase, which gives rise to MSTRDPYEKTFPALPPAPGRGFARTWWGHAWLRALEDSALDGEQVRQGRRYARAGAVGAVSARPGGLTAVVRDRDGTAHRTDVLVQEFTEAEWDRLLGLAAAESGYIAALLDREVPPELAEDAAAAGVDPLPGIGDLDPRCDCGEWDHCPHTAALCYQVARLLDQDPFVLLLLRGRGERQLLEELEARSTTEAEAPRTPADEGVPAADAFAARAALPPLPALPGLPDAPGQPPTLDTEAEAEGLDVDAVEFLAQAAASAAHRQLAEALAPGHADRRPPAPLTAAEDAVRLTAEAGDIRLRARLSAASGRDGADMERAVLAWGFGGAPALAALEDDRTPDRTTLTRARAALAAAWADEQAPALRRVRARWTEADTGRQLRLGREGRWWPYHREAGRWIPTGPSAPDPASALAADPA